A window from Bacillota bacterium encodes these proteins:
- a CDS encoding ABC transporter substrate-binding protein has protein sequence MKRVVVSVISLSLLIVLLAGFSPVAAGSKVTITFWHGMGSGLGKALDELVAQFQKQNPDIVVKTEYQGSYSALNQKIMAALAAKKPPTMAQAYGNWVAEYVKSGAVKPVEDFFAGPGGLSKEEVEDFWPELRVGCTFNGKMYTLPFNKSVAIYIYNLTALKEAGLEPPKTWEDLLIASKATTVVKDGKITRYGIVLRPNVDYFANLLFTNGGRYLDASGKKAVFNSPEGVEALQFMVDLLHKYKVAYYIPGYADADFGAGRTCGYFATSASYSYTDQAVGNKFEWGIGPIPYKKTPAAPVAGTDLVMFASATPEEQQAAWKFMKWLTSPTQTAYWAINTGYIPVRKSALYLQQMKDWMAANPRNAASLNALKYAVTDPNIAEWQDIRDIISQAVEEAFLAKATPKQALDKAAEKVNALLAK, from the coding sequence TTGAAACGAGTTGTTGTCAGCGTTATAAGCCTCAGCCTTCTCATCGTGCTTCTTGCGGGATTCTCGCCTGTGGCGGCAGGCTCCAAGGTTACGATAACGTTTTGGCACGGAATGGGGTCGGGCCTCGGGAAGGCCCTGGATGAGCTCGTCGCCCAGTTCCAAAAGCAGAATCCCGACATAGTCGTGAAGACCGAATACCAGGGGAGCTATAGCGCGCTCAACCAGAAGATAATGGCCGCGCTTGCTGCGAAGAAACCTCCCACGATGGCGCAGGCTTACGGCAACTGGGTGGCTGAATACGTCAAATCCGGCGCCGTGAAGCCGGTTGAAGACTTTTTCGCGGGGCCTGGTGGTCTTTCCAAGGAGGAAGTGGAGGATTTCTGGCCGGAGCTACGGGTCGGCTGCACGTTCAACGGCAAGATGTACACCCTGCCGTTCAACAAAAGCGTCGCCATCTACATTTACAATCTTACAGCTCTGAAGGAAGCCGGCCTTGAACCGCCCAAGACGTGGGAGGATCTTCTCATCGCCTCGAAGGCGACGACCGTGGTAAAGGACGGCAAGATCACGCGATATGGGATCGTGCTCAGGCCCAACGTTGACTACTTCGCCAACCTCCTCTTCACGAACGGCGGTCGGTATCTTGATGCAAGCGGCAAGAAAGCCGTCTTCAACAGCCCAGAGGGTGTCGAAGCCCTTCAGTTCATGGTGGACCTGCTTCACAAGTACAAGGTGGCTTACTATATCCCCGGCTACGCCGATGCCGACTTCGGGGCCGGCAGAACGTGCGGGTACTTCGCGACCTCGGCGAGTTACTCGTATACAGACCAGGCGGTCGGGAACAAGTTCGAGTGGGGCATAGGGCCGATTCCGTATAAGAAGACCCCGGCAGCGCCCGTAGCAGGAACGGACCTCGTAATGTTCGCCTCCGCCACCCCTGAGGAACAACAGGCCGCGTGGAAGTTCATGAAGTGGCTCACGAGCCCGACCCAGACTGCATACTGGGCGATCAACACCGGCTACATTCCCGTCAGGAAGTCCGCGCTCTACCTGCAGCAAATGAAGGACTGGATGGCCGCCAACCCCAGAAACGCTGCTAGTCTCAACGCGCTCAAGTACGCGGTAACCGACCCGAACATAGCGGAATGGCAGGACATCCGCGATATCATCAGCCAGGCGGTGGAAGAGGCGTTCCTCGCGAAGGCCACTCCCAAACAGGCTTTGGACAAGGCGGCCGAGAAAGTCAACGCTCTGCTAGCCAAGTAG